Proteins co-encoded in one Malus domestica chromosome 09, GDT2T_hap1 genomic window:
- the LOC103441424 gene encoding 7-deoxyloganetin glucosyltransferase-like: protein MGATAVATKPHAVCIPLPAQGHIKAMLKFAKLLHHRGFHVTFVNSKYNHRRFLKSSGPSSLDGLPDFQFKAIPDGLPDSDADTTQDVPLLCDSIRKQNFLAPFRELLMKLNGDAISTSTNPPVTCIVSDGFMSPFTITAAEEIEVPMVLFYTIAACSFMGCIQFRALVEKGLAPLKDDICLTNGYLEKVIDWIPGMKDIRLKELPTFIRTSDPDDIMFNFIMESTDKAHKASAVVLHSFDALEPDVLEALSSMLPLVYPVGPLQLHLNQIPEHPLNIGYSLWKEETECLDWLNTKAPNSVVYVNFGSITVTTPEHLVEFGWGLANSKVPFFWVIRPDLVIGQSALLPPEFLAETKERSLIASWCPQEQVLNHPSVGGFLTHNGWNSTMESLTAGVPMLCWPFFGDQQMDCRYSCNEWGIGMEISNDVKRDEVEKLVKELMEGEKGKKMKNKVMMWKKLAEEATEPHGSSSKNLNMLVNQVLQRRMGA, encoded by the exons ATGGGTGCCACAGCAGTAGCTACTAAGCCTCATGCTGTTTGCATTCCACTTCCGGCTCAAGGCCATATCAAGGCAATGCTTAAATTTGCAAAGCTCCTCCACCATAGAGGCTTTCATGTTACCTTCGTCAACTCCAAGTACAACCACAGGCGCTTTCTAAAATCCTCGGGCCCCAGCTCCCTTGATGGCTTGCCTGATTTCCAATTCAAAGCCATCCCAGACGGCCTTCCAGATTCAGATGCAGATACCACCCAAGATGTCCCATTGCTTTGTGATTCAATCAGAAAACAAAATTTCTTGGCTCCCTTCCGTGAACTACTCATGAAACTCAACGGTGATGCCATATCAACATCCACTAATCCTCCAGTAACTTGCATAGTTTCAGATGGTTTCATGTCGCCGTTCACAATCACAGCCGCTGAAGAGATTGAAGTCCCTATGGTGCTGTTCTACACTATTGCTGCATGCAGCTTTATGGGCTGTATACAATTTCGCGCTTTGGTTGAAAAGGGACTTGCACCACTCAAAG ATGATATCTGTTTGACAAATGGCTATTTGGAAAAGGTTATAGATTGGATTCCAGGAATGAAAGATATCCGTTTAAAGGAGCTCCCAACCTTTATTCGGACTTCAGATCCTGACGACATCATGTTTAACTTCATAATGGAATCAACCGATAAAGCTCATAAAGCTTCTGCAGTTGTTCTTCATAGTTTTGATGCCTTAGAGCCAGATGTTTTGGAGGCTCTCTCATCTATGCTTCCACTTGTTTATCCAGTTGGCCCTCTTCAATTACATCTCAATCAAATACCAGAACACCCCTTGAATATTGGATATAGTCTATGGAAAGAAGAAACAGAGTGCCTCGACTGGCTAAACACAAAGGCGCCAAATTCAGTTGTGTATGTGAATTTTGGCAGTATAACAGTTACGACACCTGAACATCTTGTCGAGTTTGGCTGGGGACTTGCAAACAGCAAGGTTCCCTTCTTTTGGGTAATTAGACCTGATTTGGTTATTGGCCAATCAGCGCTTTTGCCGCCCGAGTTTTTGgctgaaacaaaagaaagaagtctCATTGCGAGTTGGTGCCCACAAGAGCAAGTCTTGAACCACCCATCAGTGGGAGGATTTTTAACACACAACGGTTGGAATTCAACCATGGAGAGCCTCACTGCAGGAGTGCCTATGCTCTGTTGGCCATTCTTTGGCGACCAGCAGATGGACTGCCGCTATAGTTGCAATGAATGGGGCATTGGCATGGAGATTAGTAATGATGTGAAGAGGGATGAGGTAGAGAAGCTTGTCAAAGAGTTAATGGAGGGAGAGAAGggtaagaaaatgaaaaataaggtCATGATGTGGAAGAAGCTTGCAGAAGAAGCTACTGAACCACATGGTTCTTCATCCAAAAACTTAAACATGTTAGTGAATCAAGTGCTACAGAGGAGGATGGGGGCCTAG